One Plasmodium sp. gorilla clade G2 genome assembly, chromosome: 12 genomic window carries:
- a CDS encoding chitinase, translating to MNFTLKNSFLFICLLCCLLSTYVRVIEGHRARPGESRKNPREIIKTFKESGKGMIQGYYPSWVSYNHNLKDLNPNLNVVHMSFAKMDLSYDSIESIVGSPSLFKSLIGLEYIGLNEYFNDAMNLRKARPDIIMLLSLGGETYHPSSFESALNAVEKIANLVDELGFDGIDVDYEPNGSFDGLNEKTKADFFVQYVTKLREYMCDDKLISISQSSNGALSCIGFNDPKKICMDDEAPYNSKYFSKPDVKKELLRAAQMASAGGAIYLMNNLKDMIDMVFVQTFNYTNSTDSTVMKELYDSYAYYGKKYDYVIIMGFTLMFPSTPFNPNDKTFVKTIGDFVKTENKLNKRADGFGLWSLSSDNAVHNEKLAIENFVESLH from the coding sequence aTGAATTTTACTTTgaaaaattcatttttatttatttgctTACTGTGCTGTTTATTGAGCACTTATGTCCGTGTCATTGAGGGACATAGAGCACGACCCGGTGAATCAAGAAAAAACCCAagagaaattataaaaacatttaaaGAGAGTGGTAAAGGAATGATTCAAGGTTATTACCCATCATGGGTTTCTTATAATCATAACTTGAAAGATTTAAATCCTAATTTAAATGTTGTACATATGTCTTTTGCTAAGATGGATTTATCCTATGACAGTATAGAGAGTATTGTTGGTTCTCCTTCACTTTTTAAGTCATTAATAGGTTTAGAATATATAGGGTTAAACGAGTATTTTAATGATGCCATGAATTTAAGAAAAGCTCGTCCAGATATTATTATGCTTTTATCTCTTGGAGGAGAAACATATCATCCAAGTTCATTTGAATCTGCTTTAAATGCTGTTGAGAAAATTGCAAATTTAGTTGATGAATTAGGATTTGATGGAATCGATGTAGATTATGAGCCTAATGGATCTTTTGATGGTTTGAACGAAAAAACGAAAGCTGATTTTTTCGTACAATATGTAACAAAATTGAGGGAATATATGTGTGATGATAAATTAATTTCTATATCCCAATCATCTAATGGAGCTTTAAGTTGTATAGGGTTTAATGATCCTAAGAAAATATGTATGGATGATGAAGCACCatataattcaaaatattttagtAAACCTGATGTAAAAAAAGAGTTACTAAGAGCTGCACAAATGGCTTCAGCTGGAGGAgcaatatatttaatgaataATTTAAAGGATATGATTGATATGGTTTTTGTACAAACCTTTAATTATACAAATTCTACAGATTCAACAGTTATGaaagaattatatgattCTTATGCTTATTATGGAAAGAAATATgattatgttattataatggGATTTACTTTGATGTTTCCTTCAACTCCTTTTAATCCAAATGATAAAACGTTTGTAAAAACCATTGGTGATTTTGTAAAGacagaaaataaattaaataaaagagCTGACGGATTTGGATTATGGTCTTTATCTTCTGATAACGCTGTacataatgaaaaattagCAATTGAAAATTTCGTAGAATCTTTACATTAa